The genomic DNA TGAAGATGCCGCCGGCGATCCGCAGGGCGGAGGCGCCGAGCGATTCGCCGATCGCGAACCCGAGGAAGCAGTAGCCGACGATGGTGCGTGGCACGAAGAGCAGGATCACGACCATCATGATCAGCTCGAGCGAGATCAGGAACAGGCCGATCGACATCCCGGCGCGGAGCGGGATGTTGACCACGTCCCAGGGCTCGCCGCGAAGGGCGGCGAAGGCGGTGCGGGCATTGGCGTAGGTGTTGACGCGGATGCCGTACCACGCGACCGAGAACGAGCCGATGATGCCGACGAACGAGAACAGCAGCACGAGGCCGAGCGTGCCCACCGACTCTCCCTTGAGGAACAGGAAGTAGTAGGCCATCGCCGCGGCGATCAGCGCGAACAGCAGGGCGAGGAACTGGCCCTGCTTGATCAGGTATGTCTTGCAGGTGGTGAAGATGACGTCAGCCACCTTGAGCATCGACTCGTGGGCCGGCAGGGCCTTGATCTGCCGCCGCAGGAAGAGGCTGATGCCGAGCGTGCCGGCGATCACTACCGACCCGTAGAGCAGCAGTAAGTGGCCGCTGATCGAGCCGCCGAAAAACTTGGCTT from Planctomycetota bacterium includes the following:
- a CDS encoding sodium-translocating pyrophosphatase produces the protein MALATCLAAAPAMASEADLAIPDLKEAKFFGGSISGHLLLLYGSVVIAGTLGISLFLRRQIKALPAHESMLKVADVIFTTCKTYLIKQGQFLALLFALIAAAMAYYFLFLKGESVGTLGLVLLFSFVGIIGSFSVAWYGIRVNTYANARTAFAALRGEPWDVVNIPLRAGMSIGLFLISLELIMMVVILLFVPRTIVGYCFLGFAIGESLGASALRIAGGIF